In Roseomonas fluvialis, one genomic interval encodes:
- the cysT gene encoding sulfate ABC transporter permease subunit CysT, with translation MATLAAAPGRTWPRQALPGLGLTLGITLAWLGLIVLVPLAALALKPWELGLAGVVDTLLEPRVLAALRMSFGGAAVAALASVPIGILFAWVITRYRFPGRRALDAVLDLPFALPTAVAGLALTALFAPNGWLGAPIEALTGWKVAYTPTGVVVALFFVALPFVVRTVEPVLRDLSLDTEEAAATLGATRLQTILRVVLPALAPATITGFGLGFARAVGEYGSVIFIAGNMPMVSEIAPLLIVVKLEQFNYAAAAAIGLAMLALSFVVLLLLNVWQRRLRRGHE, from the coding sequence ATGGCGACACTGGCCGCAGCCCCGGGCAGGACATGGCCGCGCCAGGCCCTGCCGGGGCTCGGCCTGACGCTCGGAATCACGCTGGCGTGGCTTGGGTTGATCGTGCTGGTGCCGCTCGCGGCGCTGGCGCTCAAGCCGTGGGAGCTCGGGCTGGCGGGCGTGGTGGACACCCTGCTGGAACCGCGCGTCCTCGCCGCCCTGCGCATGTCCTTCGGCGGGGCGGCGGTGGCGGCGCTGGCGAGCGTGCCGATCGGTATCCTGTTCGCCTGGGTGATCACGCGCTACCGCTTCCCCGGCCGGCGCGCGCTGGACGCGGTGCTCGACCTGCCTTTCGCGCTGCCGACGGCGGTGGCGGGGCTCGCGCTGACCGCGCTGTTCGCGCCCAATGGCTGGCTCGGCGCGCCGATCGAGGCGCTGACGGGGTGGAAGGTCGCCTACACCCCGACCGGCGTGGTGGTCGCGCTGTTCTTCGTGGCACTCCCCTTCGTGGTGCGCACGGTGGAGCCGGTGCTGCGCGACCTTTCGCTCGATACCGAGGAGGCCGCCGCCACGCTGGGTGCCACACGGCTGCAGACCATCCTGCGCGTGGTGCTGCCGGCGCTCGCGCCCGCCACCATCACCGGCTTCGGCCTGGGCTTCGCGCGCGCGGTCGGCGAGTACGGCAGCGTCATCTTCATCGCCGGCAACATGCCGATGGTCAGCGAGATCGCGCCGCTGTTGATCGTGGTAAAGCTTGAGCAGTTCAATTACGCGGCTGCGGCGGCGATTGGCCTGGCGATGCTGGCGCTGTCCTTCGTGGTGCTGCTGCTGCTCAACGTCTGGCAGCGCCGGCTGCGGCGGGGGCATGAATGA
- the cysW gene encoding sulfate ABC transporter permease subunit CysW, with protein MSGALRPATRDPLAARVALILLALVLAVVIFVLPVVAVFAEALRRGLDPALAAIMEEDSLAAVRLTLLVAAISVPVNTLGGIAAAWAIAKNDFPGKRLLVTLIELPFSVSPVISGLVFVLLFGAQGYLGPWLRANDIEIIFALPGLVLATIFVTFPFVARTLIPLMQEQGREEEEAAATLGATGWQTFRRVTLPNIRWALLAGVLLCNARAMGEFGAVSVVSGHVRGKTNTMPLHVEILYNEYMFVGAFAVAALLALLGVVTLAAKTLLEGFTERRLGGAA; from the coding sequence ATGAGCGGCGCGCTGCGCCCGGCAACGCGTGATCCGCTGGCGGCGCGCGTTGCCCTGATCCTGCTGGCGCTGGTCCTGGCAGTGGTGATCTTCGTGTTGCCGGTCGTGGCGGTCTTCGCCGAGGCGCTGCGCCGCGGCCTCGATCCCGCGCTTGCCGCGATCATGGAGGAGGATTCGCTGGCGGCCGTGCGGCTCACGCTGCTGGTCGCCGCGATCTCGGTGCCGGTGAATACGCTGGGCGGCATCGCAGCGGCCTGGGCCATCGCGAAGAACGACTTCCCCGGCAAGCGCCTGCTGGTCACGCTGATCGAACTGCCCTTCTCGGTCTCGCCGGTCATCTCGGGGCTGGTCTTCGTGCTGCTGTTCGGCGCGCAGGGCTACCTGGGGCCGTGGCTGCGCGCGAACGATATCGAGATCATCTTCGCCCTGCCGGGCCTGGTGCTCGCGACCATCTTCGTGACCTTCCCTTTCGTGGCGCGCACGCTCATCCCACTCATGCAGGAACAGGGGCGTGAGGAGGAGGAAGCCGCCGCCACACTGGGCGCGACAGGCTGGCAGACCTTCCGTCGCGTCACGCTGCCCAACATCCGCTGGGCGCTGCTGGCAGGCGTGCTGTTGTGCAACGCGCGGGCTATGGGGGAATTCGGCGCGGTCTCGGTCGTGTCGGGCCACGTGCGCGGCAAGACCAACACGATGCCGCTGCACGTCGAGATCCTGTACAATGAATACATGTTCGTCGGCGCCTTCGCGGTGGCCGCACTCCTGGCCCTGCTCGGCGTGGTGACGCTGGCGGCCAAGACGCTGCTCGAAGGCTTCACCGAACGGCGCCTCGGGGGTGCGGCATGA
- a CDS encoding sulfate/molybdate ABC transporter ATP-binding protein translates to MTVEIDGLMRRFGTAAALDGVSLSLRPGEFAALLGPSGSGKTTLLRILAGLDFPDAGSVRIAGEDVADVPARLRGVGVVFQHYALFRHMTVADNVAFGLRVRPRRTRPAEAEIARRVAELLELVQIPELARRYPGQVSGGQRQRVALARALAIEPKLLLLDEPFGALDALVRKDVRRWVRGLHDRLGITSILVTHDQEEAMELADRIAVMDRGRVLQFGTPRELLDAPQNAFVAGFVGDANSLDGVVRNGRLEISGLGVPPREVGWPEGPVRVFVRPEDLVAAPVPSQEGALRVVLVREERGGTRLVLEGEGVSLDAMLAGSAGRVVRGAACSVRLREVIAFSADGRTRLTEREIARSH, encoded by the coding sequence ATGACGGTCGAGATCGATGGCCTGATGCGTCGCTTCGGCACCGCCGCCGCGCTGGACGGGGTGAGCCTGTCGCTGCGGCCCGGCGAATTCGCCGCGCTGCTGGGGCCGTCGGGATCGGGCAAGACCACGCTGCTGCGTATCCTGGCGGGGCTCGACTTCCCCGATGCCGGCAGCGTGCGCATCGCGGGCGAGGACGTCGCGGATGTCCCCGCCCGCCTGCGCGGCGTGGGCGTGGTGTTCCAGCACTACGCGCTGTTCCGCCACATGACGGTGGCGGACAACGTCGCCTTTGGCCTGCGCGTGCGCCCGCGCCGAACCCGCCCGGCGGAGGCCGAGATCGCGCGGCGCGTGGCGGAACTGCTGGAGCTGGTGCAGATCCCCGAACTGGCGCGGCGCTACCCGGGCCAGGTCTCGGGCGGGCAGCGGCAGCGCGTGGCGCTGGCCCGTGCGCTGGCGATCGAGCCCAAGCTGCTGCTGCTCGACGAACCCTTCGGTGCGCTTGATGCGCTGGTGCGCAAGGATGTGCGGCGCTGGGTGCGCGGCCTGCACGATCGGCTCGGCATCACCTCTATCCTGGTCACGCATGACCAGGAGGAGGCGATGGAGCTCGCCGACCGCATCGCGGTGATGGATCGCGGGCGGGTGCTTCAGTTCGGCACGCCGCGGGAATTGCTGGACGCGCCGCAGAACGCCTTTGTCGCGGGGTTCGTGGGGGATGCGAACAGCCTCGATGGCGTCGTGCGCAATGGCCGGCTGGAGATTTCTGGCCTTGGTGTTCCGCCGCGCGAGGTCGGCTGGCCCGAAGGGCCGGTGCGGGTCTTCGTGCGCCCGGAGGATTTGGTGGCGGCACCTGTGCCCTCGCAGGAGGGCGCATTGCGGGTTGTGCTGGTCCGGGAGGAACGCGGTGGTACGCGTTTGGTGCTTGAAGGGGAGGGCGTGTCGCTCGATGCGATGCTTGCGGGAAGCGCCGGACGTGTGGTTCGGGGTGCCGCCTGCTCCGTGCGGCTGCGCGAAGTCATCGCCTTCTCGGCGGACGGCAGAACCCGCCTGACCGAGCGGGAGATTGCGCGTTCCCACTGA
- a CDS encoding Bug family tripartite tricarboxylate transporter substrate binding protein — protein MNRRTLLGLAAGAFALPARAQTLDRPVRIVVPFAPGGTSDILARLLAPTLTQSFGHNVVVENRTGAGGNIGADLVAKSAPDGHTLLLIDVSTLATAPSLYARLPFDLKRDLAPVTMLIYAPYILAVHPSVPARNAAELVAYAKANPQRVNIGHAGIGVGNHLTGLLVAQHWGADLTQVPYRGGAAALTAVAAGEAQMIINGATATAPFCKQGTLRAIAVTGPARLADFPDVPTFAELGWPAAQSGTWQGVLAQGATPPAMVNRLATDIRAAMAVPATAERITALGAVNKAEGPDSFRTWLDAEIEVWAGVVRANNIRLD, from the coding sequence ATGAACCGCCGCACCCTGCTCGGCCTCGCCGCCGGCGCCTTTGCCCTGCCCGCGCGCGCACAGACGCTGGACCGCCCGGTGCGCATCGTCGTGCCCTTTGCACCGGGCGGCACGTCGGACATCCTGGCTCGACTGCTTGCCCCCACGCTGACCCAGTCCTTCGGCCACAACGTCGTGGTCGAAAATCGCACCGGTGCGGGCGGCAACATCGGCGCGGACCTGGTCGCGAAATCCGCCCCCGACGGGCACACGCTGCTGCTGATCGACGTCTCGACCCTGGCGACGGCGCCCTCGCTCTATGCGCGCCTGCCCTTCGACCTGAAGCGGGACCTCGCCCCGGTCACCATGCTGATCTACGCGCCCTACATCCTCGCGGTGCATCCGTCCGTGCCGGCGCGCAACGCGGCAGAACTCGTCGCCTACGCCAAGGCCAACCCGCAGCGGGTCAATATCGGCCATGCCGGCATCGGCGTGGGCAACCACCTCACCGGGCTGCTGGTGGCGCAGCACTGGGGGGCGGACCTCACGCAGGTGCCCTATCGTGGCGGTGCGGCGGCGCTCACCGCCGTGGCGGCCGGGGAAGCGCAGATGATCATCAACGGCGCGACGGCCACCGCGCCCTTCTGCAAGCAGGGCACGCTGCGCGCCATCGCCGTGACCGGCCCCGCCCGCCTGGCCGACTTTCCCGACGTGCCGACCTTCGCCGAACTCGGCTGGCCCGCTGCGCAATCGGGCACCTGGCAGGGCGTGCTCGCGCAGGGGGCCACGCCGCCGGCCATGGTCAACCGCCTGGCCACCGACATCCGCGCCGCGATGGCCGTGCCGGCCACGGCCGAACGCATCACGGCACTGGGCGCGGTGAACAAGGCCGAGGGGCCGGACAGCTTCCGCACCTGGCTCGATGCGGAGATCGAGGTCTGGGCCGGCGTGGTGCGCGCCAACAACATCCGCCTCGACTGA
- a CDS encoding prolyl-tRNA synthetase associated domain-containing protein, whose amino-acid sequence MTETPEGLLARLAAAGIAAETHHHPPVFTVAESRALRGSLPGGHTKNLFLRPAKGEGPFLLATLEEERQVSVNALARLAEAGKVTMASAEELVATLGVPPGSVTPLGLVNAAPGAVRFVMDRHLLEGFDRIWVHPLTNAASTGMAPGDLLRFLAGCGHEARLLDLG is encoded by the coding sequence ATGACCGAGACTCCCGAGGGGCTGCTCGCCCGCCTGGCGGCCGCCGGCATCGCGGCCGAGACACATCACCACCCGCCGGTCTTCACCGTGGCGGAAAGCCGTGCGCTGCGCGGCAGCCTGCCCGGCGGGCACACCAAGAACCTGTTCCTGCGCCCGGCAAAGGGGGAGGGCCCCTTCCTGCTCGCCACGCTCGAAGAAGAACGCCAGGTCTCGGTCAATGCCCTGGCGCGCCTGGCCGAGGCCGGCAAGGTCACCATGGCAAGCGCCGAGGAACTGGTCGCGACCCTGGGCGTGCCGCCGGGCTCGGTCACGCCGCTCGGCCTGGTCAATGCGGCGCCCGGGGCGGTCCGCTTCGTGATGGACCGGCACTTGCTGGAGGGCTTCGACCGAATCTGGGTCCACCCCTTGACCAATGCCGCCAGCACCGGCATGGCGCCGGGGGACCTGTTGCGCTTCCTGGCGGGCTGCGGCCACGAGGCCCGGCTGCTCGACCTCGGCTGA
- a CDS encoding tetratricopeptide repeat protein — MEVLFDPARQAGPGAAADGLIKDGDQKTFMQDVVEASREVPVLVDFWATWCGPCKTLTPALEKVTKAAGGRVRLVKIDIDKNRQLVAQLTQMGLPLQSVPTVVAFWQGQILDLFQGALPESEVKRFVEGLLKAAGGQMPGADLMAEAEAAVAAGDHAAALELFGALSQQEPENAKALAGVARALLALGEEDQAIAVLDSAPAKIKDAAELTAARSAIELEVEGRRAKSMLAEFENRLAADPDDHAARIDLAIALNAADNREAAVDALIEAIRRDRAWNEEAARKQLLKFFEAWGFDDPASKAGRRKLAGLLFR; from the coding sequence ATGGAAGTCCTGTTCGACCCCGCCCGCCAGGCCGGGCCCGGCGCCGCTGCCGATGGCCTCATCAAGGATGGCGACCAGAAGACCTTCATGCAGGACGTGGTCGAGGCGTCCCGCGAGGTGCCGGTGCTGGTCGACTTCTGGGCGACCTGGTGCGGCCCCTGCAAGACGCTGACCCCTGCGCTCGAGAAGGTCACCAAGGCCGCCGGCGGCCGCGTCCGGCTGGTCAAGATCGACATCGACAAGAACCGCCAGCTGGTCGCGCAACTGACCCAGATGGGCCTGCCGCTGCAGTCCGTGCCAACGGTCGTCGCCTTCTGGCAGGGCCAGATCCTCGACCTGTTCCAGGGCGCTCTGCCGGAATCCGAGGTGAAGCGCTTCGTCGAGGGCCTGCTCAAGGCCGCCGGCGGCCAGATGCCGGGTGCCGACCTGATGGCCGAGGCCGAGGCCGCCGTCGCCGCCGGCGACCATGCCGCCGCGCTCGAACTGTTCGGCGCGCTGTCCCAGCAGGAGCCCGAGAACGCCAAGGCGCTGGCCGGCGTCGCCCGCGCGCTGCTGGCGCTGGGCGAGGAAGACCAGGCGATCGCCGTGCTCGACAGCGCCCCCGCCAAGATCAAGGACGCCGCAGAGCTCACAGCGGCCCGCTCCGCCATCGAGCTCGAGGTCGAAGGCCGCCGCGCCAAGTCGATGCTCGCCGAATTCGAGAACCGCCTGGCCGCCGACCCCGATGACCACGCCGCGCGCATCGACCTCGCAATCGCACTGAATGCCGCGGACAACCGCGAGGCGGCGGTGGATGCGCTGATCGAGGCGATCCGCCGCGACCGCGCCTGGAACGAGGAAGCCGCCCGCAAGCAGCTGCTGAAGTTCTTCGAGGCCTGGGGCTTCGACGATCCGGCCAGCAAGGCCGGCCGGCGCAAGCTCGCCGGCCTGTTGTTCCGCTGA
- a CDS encoding LON peptidase substrate-binding domain-containing protein: MPPFHPRLADLPGEIAVFPLSGALLLPQGRLPLNIFEPRYLAMTMDSLANGRMFGMVQADARAPKSATGPGLYRTGCLGRLSSFSETDDGRLLITLTGVARFRIAEELPLAPGGYRRVRADYAGFQADLAVEEGDAPPGVDRTELLDALRPYFRARGIEANWDAVEQTADNMLVTTLSMVCPFEVPEKQALLEAPDPGERARMLVALMRMGAAANAPSSEGRPS, encoded by the coding sequence ATGCCCCCCTTCCATCCACGCCTGGCCGACCTGCCCGGGGAGATCGCGGTCTTCCCGCTCTCGGGTGCGCTGCTGCTGCCGCAGGGGCGCCTGCCGCTCAATATCTTCGAACCGCGCTACCTGGCCATGACCATGGACAGCCTGGCCAATGGCCGCATGTTCGGCATGGTGCAGGCGGATGCGCGCGCGCCTAAATCCGCGACCGGGCCGGGGCTGTACCGGACCGGCTGCCTCGGGCGGCTGTCGTCCTTCAGCGAGACGGATGACGGGCGGCTGCTGATCACCCTGACCGGCGTGGCGCGCTTCCGCATCGCGGAGGAACTGCCGCTGGCACCGGGCGGCTACCGCCGGGTGCGCGCCGACTATGCCGGGTTCCAGGCCGACCTCGCGGTCGAGGAGGGCGACGCGCCGCCAGGGGTGGATCGCACCGAACTGCTCGACGCCCTGCGCCCCTATTTCCGCGCACGCGGCATCGAGGCAAATTGGGATGCGGTGGAACAGACCGCCGACAACATGCTGGTCACGACCCTGTCGATGGTTTGCCCCTTCGAAGTGCCTGAGAAGCAGGCGCTGCTGGAAGCACCCGACCCTGGCGAGCGCGCGCGGATGCTGGTCGCGCTGATGCGCATGGGCGCCGCCGCCAACGCCCCCTCGTCCGAGGGACGGCCGAGCTGA
- a CDS encoding Trm112 family protein: MSETSPQGTTVGGAVDPRLLEILVCPVTKGPLRYDRDAGELVSERAGLAYPIRDGIPIMLPDEARKIDG, from the coding sequence ATGTCCGAGACATCGCCCCAAGGGACTACGGTCGGCGGCGCCGTCGACCCCAGGCTGCTGGAGATCCTGGTCTGCCCGGTCACCAAGGGGCCGCTGCGCTACGACCGTGACGCGGGCGAACTGGTCAGCGAGCGCGCCGGCCTGGCCTATCCGATCCGCGACGGCATCCCGATCATGCTGCCGGACGAGGCGCGCAAGATCGACGGCTGA
- a CDS encoding gamma-butyrobetaine hydroxylase-like domain-containing protein gives MSAAPTEIRLRRAEQALEVAFPDGARYRLPAEYLRVESPSAEVQGHGPGQKVIVAGRRHVGILRVEPVGNYAVRIVFDDLHDTGIYAWAYLRTLGVEQEARWSTYLAELGARGLSREPPRRA, from the coding sequence ATGTCCGCCGCGCCCACCGAGATCCGCCTCAGGCGCGCCGAGCAGGCCCTGGAGGTCGCCTTCCCCGATGGTGCGCGGTACCGGCTGCCGGCGGAATACCTGCGCGTCGAGAGCCCGAGCGCCGAGGTGCAGGGCCATGGTCCAGGGCAGAAGGTGATCGTCGCCGGGCGGCGGCATGTCGGCATCCTGCGCGTGGAACCGGTCGGCAACTACGCGGTGCGCATCGTCTTCGACGACCTGCACGACACCGGCATCTACGCATGGGCCTATCTGCGGACTCTGGGCGTCGAGCAGGAGGCGCGCTGGTCCACGTATCTCGCTGAACTCGGCGCGCGCGGCCTCTCGCGCGAGCCGCCGCGGCGGGCATGA
- a CDS encoding DUF2237 family protein has product MDDVIPRGGGRGERPAARNVLGGVLLPCSVAPLTGFFRDGCCNTGPQDHGLHVVCAEVTAAFLAFSQAAGNDLSTPRPEYGFAGLQPGDRWCLCAARWEEARRAGAAPPVLLEATHEAALRVTTRAHLEAHAIDLD; this is encoded by the coding sequence ATGGATGACGTGATTCCACGCGGTGGTGGCCGCGGCGAAAGGCCGGCGGCTCGCAACGTGCTGGGCGGCGTGCTGCTGCCGTGTTCGGTCGCGCCGCTGACCGGCTTCTTCCGCGATGGCTGCTGCAACACCGGGCCGCAGGACCACGGCCTGCACGTGGTCTGCGCCGAGGTCACCGCGGCGTTCCTGGCCTTCAGCCAGGCGGCCGGCAACGATCTTTCCACGCCACGGCCCGAATATGGCTTCGCCGGTCTGCAGCCCGGCGACCGCTGGTGCCTGTGCGCCGCGCGCTGGGAGGAAGCGCGCCGCGCCGGCGCCGCGCCGCCAGTGCTGCTCGAGGCGACGCACGAGGCGGCGCTGCGGGTGACGACGCGCGCGCATCTGGAAGCGCACGCGATCGACCTGGACTGA
- a CDS encoding helix-turn-helix domain-containing protein, giving the protein MGCSNGVYATIQAERLAQARRLLEDTRERRSVREIAESVGFFEPSVFSRAFRRRYDATPSDVREAARAGLPRATGSIARASARGFLDLVSRLEG; this is encoded by the coding sequence ATCGGTTGTTCGAACGGCGTCTACGCGACCATCCAGGCGGAACGCCTGGCGCAGGCGCGGCGGCTGCTCGAGGACACGCGGGAGCGGCGTTCCGTCCGGGAGATCGCCGAGTCGGTGGGCTTCTTCGAACCCTCTGTGTTCAGCCGCGCCTTCCGTCGACGCTACGATGCGACGCCGAGCGACGTACGCGAGGCAGCGCGGGCTGGCCTGCCGCGCGCCACGGGCAGCATCGCCCGCGCCAGCGCGCGCGGCTTCCTGGACCTCGTGTCCCGCCTGGAGGGATAG
- a CDS encoding hybrid sensor histidine kinase/response regulator, with protein sequence MLAAAIPFALMALLTMQDRAQVREDAQRRAVAAATVAREQALRVVQSGSAALDRLEDLTGSLTWGQIQARRGTLQADLRRIENQQPDEMTLVLVRPDGRAVVSGRAEPAPLADLSGIDGIRALREGLRGMAFDPAPRDLFGDSAGVLMARGRAPESRPYDGVLLGVLKADAFLAEWDRLRRDGGRFALLRWDGLTLLRQGGGPLPLLGPRDPLRIAIGQGDQRAITADPFGDGAPQLVAWQRVGDQPLFVAYAVPVAQAQPIMGPQFGVHAALAGGLALALMFAGWRIWLGSRSATETLERLESNATELRDEIARREVAEESLRNAQRMEGLGRLTGGVAHDFNNLLTAILGTARALERHLGSRADERTKRLLAATVTAVDRGARLNASLLAFARRQPLTLTNVDANALLRDFLPLLRRALDESVTVELALDQKLPACSADAAQLEAALLNLAINARDAMPRGGKLRVLTRRAWLQEQALAGNTEAQPGPYVAIEVRDTGTGMPPEVRERAFEPFFTTKGPGQGTGLGLSQVFGFVRQIGGHVAIQSAPGRGTTVTLYLPLGSATDNAVGGTAAPPRVAAHSGIGWSVLVVEDEPAVRAVAVDMLQDAGFAVLAAPDGPTAIALLKEGAQADILFSDVVMPGGMTGVDLAREARRLRPTIGVLLASGYAAEALAEHGGAGEFEIIGKPYDVDTVLTRIAAQRPKRALPAVPAA encoded by the coding sequence GTGCTCGCCGCCGCGATCCCCTTCGCGCTGATGGCCTTGCTGACCATGCAGGACCGCGCCCAGGTGCGCGAGGACGCGCAGCGCCGCGCCGTCGCCGCGGCGACCGTGGCGCGCGAGCAGGCGCTGCGCGTCGTGCAGTCCGGCAGCGCGGCGCTCGACCGGCTGGAGGACCTCACGGGCAGCCTGACCTGGGGCCAGATCCAGGCGCGGCGCGGCACGCTGCAGGCCGACCTTCGGCGGATCGAGAACCAGCAGCCGGACGAGATGACGCTGGTGCTGGTGCGCCCGGACGGTCGCGCGGTGGTTTCGGGCCGTGCGGAGCCGGCACCGCTCGCGGACCTGTCCGGCATCGACGGCATCCGCGCCCTGCGCGAGGGGCTGCGCGGCATGGCCTTCGATCCGGCACCGCGCGACCTGTTCGGCGACTCCGCCGGCGTGCTGATGGCGCGTGGCCGCGCGCCCGAGAGCCGGCCGTATGACGGCGTCCTGCTCGGCGTGCTGAAGGCCGACGCTTTCCTGGCGGAATGGGACCGCCTGCGCCGCGACGGCGGGCGCTTCGCGCTGCTGCGCTGGGACGGGCTGACGCTGCTGCGCCAGGGCGGCGGCCCCTTGCCCTTGCTTGGGCCGCGCGACCCGTTGCGCATCGCGATCGGACAAGGCGACCAGCGGGCCATCACGGCCGACCCATTCGGCGACGGCGCGCCGCAACTGGTCGCCTGGCAACGGGTGGGCGACCAGCCGCTGTTCGTCGCCTATGCCGTGCCGGTTGCGCAGGCCCAGCCGATCATGGGCCCGCAATTCGGGGTTCATGCTGCGCTGGCCGGCGGACTCGCGCTCGCGCTGATGTTCGCGGGCTGGCGGATCTGGCTCGGCTCGCGCAGCGCCACCGAGACGCTGGAGCGGCTGGAATCGAATGCGACGGAACTGCGCGACGAGATCGCGCGCCGCGAGGTGGCCGAGGAAAGCCTGCGCAATGCGCAGCGGATGGAAGGGCTCGGGCGCTTGACCGGCGGCGTCGCGCACGACTTCAACAACCTGCTGACCGCGATCCTGGGCACGGCGCGCGCGCTGGAACGCCACCTGGGCTCGCGCGCGGACGAACGCACCAAGCGGCTGCTCGCCGCGACCGTCACGGCGGTGGATCGCGGCGCGCGGCTGAACGCCAGCCTGCTGGCCTTCGCGCGGCGCCAGCCGCTGACGCTGACCAACGTGGACGCCAATGCCCTGCTGCGGGACTTCCTGCCGCTGCTGCGCCGCGCCCTGGATGAGAGCGTGACGGTCGAACTCGCGCTCGACCAGAAGCTGCCGGCCTGCAGCGCGGATGCCGCGCAGCTGGAAGCCGCGCTGCTCAACCTCGCGATCAATGCGCGCGACGCCATGCCGCGCGGCGGCAAACTGCGCGTGCTGACGCGCCGCGCCTGGCTGCAGGAACAGGCGCTGGCCGGCAATACCGAGGCACAGCCCGGCCCCTATGTGGCGATCGAGGTGCGCGACACCGGCACCGGCATGCCGCCCGAAGTGCGCGAGCGCGCCTTCGAACCCTTCTTCACCACCAAGGGCCCGGGCCAGGGGACGGGCCTGGGCCTGTCGCAGGTCTTCGGCTTCGTGCGCCAGATCGGCGGCCATGTGGCGATCCAGTCCGCGCCGGGGCGCGGCACCACGGTCACGCTGTACCTGCCGCTGGGGTCGGCCACCGACAATGCGGTGGGCGGTACCGCGGCGCCGCCGCGCGTGGCCGCACATTCGGGCATCGGCTGGTCGGTGCTGGTGGTCGAGGACGAACCGGCGGTGCGCGCCGTGGCGGTGGACATGCTGCAGGATGCCGGCTTCGCCGTGCTGGCCGCCCCGGACGGGCCGACCGCAATCGCCCTGCTGAAGGAAGGCGCGCAGGCCGACATCCTGTTCTCGGACGTGGTGATGCCCGGCGGGATGACCGGCGTGGACCTGGCACGCGAGGCGCGCAGGCTGCGGCCGACGATTGGCGTGCTGCTGGCGTCGGGCTACGCGGCCGAGGCGCTGGCCGAACACGGCGGCGCCGGCGAGTTCGAGATCATCGGCAAGCCTTATGACGTGGACACGGTGCTGACGCGGATTGCGGCGCAGCGGCCCAAGCGGGCGCTGCCGGCCGTGCCGGCGGCCTAG